The Prunus dulcis chromosome 5, ALMONDv2, whole genome shotgun sequence genomic sequence attttgttttttaaatatgaaaaagtgtaaatttaccatattatcctcatttaattaataatttcaattcttaatatttgcattaaccaatgacattttctaatattttgaatgtttcaccattttcTAGTATGGGAGTTGACCAAGGAAAATGCAGTAAATTTGATGGTGAGAGTAGGTCCATTATTATATACGATGCATCCACTGTTGAAGAATTGAAAAAGAACATAGAAGCGAAGCTTCTTACCCATTCACCCTTGCTTTCTTCGTGCTGCATCTTCAGAGTTCCCGAGGTGATTCGGAGGCAAAAGGAACAGGCCTATGAACCTAACATTGTCTCCATCGGACCTTTCCACCACGGCAATAAAAAATTCCAACTCTTTGAAGGTGTGAAACGTTGGTATTTACAATGCCTTCTGTCCTCATGCAAGGATGTGAGTTTGGAGAGCTTGATCAAAGTCATCATGGAGTTGGCTAAAAGCGCCCGCGACTGTTACGTAGCAGACCCGTTGGATGGTGATCTCGATCAAAAATACTTTGTAGAAATGATGATACTTGACGGTTGCTTCCTGTTAGAACTATTTCGGAAGGCACTTCTCTATGAGCCACAAAATGAAAACGACCCCATTTTCAGCGCGTCCTGCATGCGGACATATTTGTGCCATGACCTTctgctgctagaaaatcagcTACCTTGGTCTGTGCTGGAGTGTTTGTACAACCTGACTGCCAATAGCCTCAGCCAAAGAGGCGCCTCCCTCACTTCACTTGTGCTCAACTTTTTCAGGCAATCCGTTGTGGATAACTTGATGTTGAACCCCAGCTTCGAGCTCCCATGTCAGATTTTGCACATACTTGATCTGATAAGAGCCGTGATCGTTTCTGGATTCAAGGAGACGGCGAGTGTGGAAGAGCAGCATAAAAAGAAGGGGCTAAATTTGACTCAACGGATCCCAAATGCGACATCTCTTTCAGAGGCAGGCGTTCGGTTcgaaaaaagccaaaacaaggAAGAGGGAAAGGGAGAGTGCATAATGAACATGGAGTTCAAAAATGGGGTTTTTACAATTCCACCGTTGGGAATTGATGAGAGGACAGAGCCTCTGTTCAGAAACCTTATCGCCTTTGAACAATGCCACCACAGTCGCCTGCACAAGATAACATCCTACGCAGTTTTGATGGATAACCTCATCGACTCCAGAGAGGATATAGATTTTCTTTGTGACAAAGGAATATTGGCCAATTGGTTGAACCCAGACGATTCTGCCCAATTCTTCAACAAGCTTTACGATGACACCATTGTCATGAGGTATTACTACAGTGGTCTCTCCGACGATgtgaataaatattacaaGACTAAATGGCACAAGTTTATGGAAACATTGAGGCGTGACTATTTTTCAACCCCATGGACAATCATCTCTTTCATCGCGGCCTTTATCCTCCTGATCCTCACCCTAGTGCAGACGTTATATACTATTCGGTggccttaattaattttttgctCAATTTCCTTCAGTACTATTTACCAAACCTATATGTAATAAtctgtttttgtgtgtgagcTTTAGAAACTTGTGAACAGCAGTTGCTGGTAGCCTACTTAATATTTGTGTGTTCTGTTCTATTCTATTCTAATCAAGGTAAAAACCCACTTATTTTCTAGTAAAGAAACCTTGCTATTATCTTGCCATACTTGTACCTACTTACACACCACGTTTGGTCAACGCGTCATTGTGGTCATATGTTAACCCCCATAACCTTTGATCTTACGAGAAAGCATAATAGTGTAAACAGAGTAGTGCTTCCATTTCCAtacacaagaagaaaaagttgatTGAATTGAACTGAATTAACGGAAAAATGGATGCAAATGGAGATAGCACTCCAAATTCGTTGACGGGGCAACAGAAGAATAACAGGTGATGGATGATGGGTGTGAGTTTGGATTCGGTTGCATTACACCCAAGAGGCGGATGCTCAGTAGACTTCGAGAATCCAAGAGCGTTGATGAGTGCAAAGTTATGATGCCCATACGTCTCAATGGTGATGTAATTTTGGCAAGGTTTTGTCGTTCCATGTTACAAGAACATATCTCAtgtttaataaatataattttttattaaataaaaacttaaattcgtaagttaatttaaattaaaagagaagGAGATTTCTCACACCACACACACAAATGATGTTATCTGAGCCCTCCTGTCTAAACTTTCgactcttttgaacaaagaaaTATAACCAAAAGTGAGGCCTCATTTATTATATGGCATATCATACTAGGGAACATTTGTTTCATGTCGTCCGGCCTTCATTGACTCCCAACCAATTTGGGCCCcttacatttattttatgcCCTTCAACTTGTGAGCCCTAAACAGTGACTTGTGTCCACTTCCACTATTTTACTTGAAATTGTTGTAAAGAATGTGGTGGAGCCCATACTATTCATTTGAAGACTTGTTAGTGATGATGAAGGTATTGTAGAAGTGGAGTTCACGTATTCGAAGAAATAATTGCACATCCATAGGAAGCCAAGaggctttgcctataaatggACTTTCTCCTTTCATTGCAAGAGGATGCTCAATAGACTTGGAGAATCCAAGAGCATTGATGTGGTGATGTAATTTTGGCAAGGTTTTGTTGTTCCCTGTTACAAGAACATATCTCAtgtttaataaaatttattttttattaaataaaaataaaaatgtgtaagttaatttaaattagaagaaagagagatttctcacacacaaatGATGTTATAAGAGACATGTCTAAACTTTTGACTCTTTTGAACAAGGAAATATAACCAAAAGTGTGGCCTCATTTATTATAtgcaaggtctaaaatatcaatggtatcgaaaatatcggtagtccaaaaacacgaaaatttcaatggaaatatcgggatattatcgatatcgataaaaattaaataaaaaccacggaaattgtaagaaaaacttgaaaatttttattgaaacttcggaggatgtttatttagtcaattatctattagtttattacaaaaaaattggaaggaaatgcattgcatgatgggtttaactgatttaagttgattatatagcgagctgacaaacGCTGTGAGtatagaaaatatgtagtaattaataaaagaatattaaacacactataatcatttatatataatgatttattacaatattttacactttatacattgcttGGTAAGATACATAAGTGACTTAGTATCACATAGAGTTCCCCTTTGTGTATTAttacaaaaacataagcaacaTCGTGGTTAAGGCATTGGAGGAGTGAAATGGCAAAGGTTCGAATtccctttgtgtttttttttccttttttccattACATcaatattttcgatattttcgatattctAACAATATTATagcgatattttgacaaaatattgctgaagtaTGAGCGAAATTATCAACATCAatatttttcgatattatcaatatttatacgatatgtatatgtatacgTTCCGAATATCCGTGACCCAAAAAAACGataatatcctcgatatttcgtcgatattatcgatattttagactgATTATATGGCATATCATATTAGGGAACTTTCGTTTCATGTCATCCGGCCTTCATTGACTCTCAAACCAATATGGGcccctcatttattttatgcCCTTCAACTTGTGAGCCCTAAATAGTGACTTGTGTCCACTTTCATCATTTTACTTGAAATTGTTGTAAAGAATGTGGTGGAGCCAACTAACTATTCATTTGAAGACTGTTGTTTGAGTGGGTAAAGTGATGATGCATGTAGAAGTGGAGTTCACATATTGGAAGAAATAATTGCACATCCACGGGAAGCCAAGAGGCTTTGCCCATAAATGGACTTCCTCTCTTCATTGTAATGCG encodes the following:
- the LOC117627557 gene encoding UPF0481 protein At3g47200-like gives rise to the protein MGVDQGKCSKFDGESRSIIIYDASTVEELKKNIEAKLLTHSPLLSSCCIFRVPEVIRRQKEQAYEPNIVSIGPFHHGNKKFQLFEGVKRWYLQCLLSSCKDVSLESLIKVIMELAKSARDCYVADPLDGDLDQKYFVEMMILDGCFLLELFRKALLYEPQNENDPIFSASCMRTYLCHDLLLLENQLPWSVLECLYNLTANSLSQRGASLTSLVLNFFRQSVVDNLMLNPSFELPCQILHILDLIRAVIVSGFKETASVEEQHKKKGLNLTQRIPNATSLSEAGVRFEKSQNKEEGKGECIMNMEFKNGVFTIPPLGIDERTEPLFRNLIAFEQCHHSRLHKITSYAVLMDNLIDSREDIDFLCDKGILANWLNPDDSAQFFNKLYDDTIVMRYYYSGLSDDVNKYYKTKWHKFMETLRRDYFSTPWTIISFIAAFILLILTLVQTLYTIRWP